One Nicotiana tomentosiformis chromosome 1, ASM39032v3, whole genome shotgun sequence genomic window, ATTGCCTTCAAATCCTACTTCTAGTGTAAAACGTAATAAAAATCACAGTATAAAACCTAACAGGAATTGCGGTAGCAAGCTAAATCAGCAGTAATTAATGGCGCTCGATATTCCAAGAAGGCTCAAAATTATCATTATCATTCATATACTCATAGTTTCTTCAATAGTACTATTTATCACTTTCATCAGCGGCACAGACGAGGAGGATGATAAGCTATCACTTACAGGGTTTTGTGTGAAGCACTATTTTGGTCCGAATCCGAAGCGGCCCTTGAAACAAAGGAGTGCTTATAATGCAATTCTCTGCAAAGACTTGTTTCGTCGTCTTACCAGGCTTCTTTGTATTACCGGAGAATTTGATCCTTCATACGTCAGAGCTCTCAGAAAATTTGTTCCTAAATTCAAGGACAATGAAGATGCCCTCAACAAATTCCTTAGCAACATAACTCGATGTCCGCCCTTTTATCCGTGAATATGGAAGAAGTTCAAGACTTGCAAAGGCTTTAGGATTTTATGCAGTTCAATTTGATTTTTTGTGTAAGAGCTCGAAACTATATATGGCTAGAAATTCTTTCATGTTTTTAGAATTTGATGATTTTCTTACTACAGTTTTTAGGTGTATTTATGCAACAAGCAGATCAGCATAATTAGCAGTTAGCTTTGGTTTTGAAATAGTTATCAAGTCAGGTTCACTTATGATACAAATTAGACCGCACCCCTCCCTTGACGATGTTTTGTTTTGTTCATAAGCAGATTTAACTCGAATCTTATTCTCCAAAATTCTGCAAAATTTAAATTTGTGGTGATGATATCTACCTGTAAGGCCAATGTTTTtcagaaatttatattttatttttatggtaTTGGCTTGGAGTATTGAATTTCCCAATTCAGACCATAAGATAGGTGGTTATTATATAGTAACATTAGATGCTTTATGCAGAAAATCAAATTGTCTGTCTGGAAAAAATAGTGGTCGGTGCAACTGATGAGTCCAAGCTGCAGAATCCTGAATAAACTAATCAAGAAGGATTAGTTAATTAAGCAGTAGACCCCTTTTATCTTATTTTGATAATCAAACAACATAGACTCCTAGACCATCTTTGATTAATTTAATTCTTTATCTGTGACGGAGGCAGAAGTAAGTGAACGATGAGTCAGATTTTGGACTCATGTTCAATGATCTAAGGCTGAGGATTTCACtcctaattaaataaataataagcaTATTAATTTATTAGCAGATAAAGGAACTAGCCTAATTAGCTTTCTCTAGTCTGCATTTTCTTGTTGTTATTTCATACATTGGTTTGTAAAGCATTGTCTAATTATATAACCATTGAATCCTTATTCAGAGAATTGGTCAACTTGATCTGATGGTTTATGAAAAACCACAAACATCGTCCTCTTTTGTTTCTCCATGCATTTATCATGTTTTCTTGAGTTTCAGAGGCGAAGACACCCGCAAAACTTTTACTGATCGTCTTTATGCTGCTTTGGTAGGTGCAGGGTGGCGCACGTTTAAGGATGACAATGAGATTGAGAGAGGGGAAAATATTAAGACAGAATTAGAGCATGTAATCGTACACTCGAGGAGTTCAATAATTATCCTCTCGGAGAACTATGCTACTTCCACATGGTGCCTTGATGAACTTGTGAAAATCCTTCAACATAAGAGGACCAAAGGGCATGCAGTTCTTCCTGTCTTCTATCATGTGGATCCCTTTGCAGAAGCATTTAGAAGATATGAGCAGCAAATTGAAGCTGAAAGTGATGAAGGAAAGAGGGAGTGGATGGATAAGGTTCAAAAATGGAGAGCAGCTCTTGGAGAGGTTGCAGATTTGGGTGGTGTTCTAGTGAACAATCAAGAAGATGGGTAAGTTTTTCCCATAACCAGTAAATTCTTTGTGCTGCAACGTAGTCAAGAATTGATTGAGATTCAGTTTTCAAGTAACCTTTTTGAATTGTTCCTCCTTGCATATGCTATTTGAGGTGCATTTTCTTGAGGATCTTTTTTATAACCTTTTTATTaggaaatttaaaaataataatagtgaAGCTAAAGCTAtttaaggaaaaaaagaaaagggaGAGAGTAAAATTGAACAATGGGCTCTTTCTTCGCACATTAATGTCTGGGAAATTTAAATCTACGTGAAGTCCCAAATATTAGTGACGTGTGGGTTGAGCATTTAAAGCTTAGGATCCTTTGGTACAAGCTAGTCCGCACATCAAAGCACTTGTATGGTACAAGCTGATTTCATTAAAAACGAAATGGAGTTAGAGGTTAAAGTATTTATATGAATAGGTTGGCATCGATGGAATTTCGTGCCGGACTAGCTGATTTTCTCTTTCTCTTGCTTTTTCACTTTCTGTTTTTGTGCAAGAGAAATGGTCATATAATCTTGATACTTCAGATTCAACAAATTGTTTGCTGATTGCACAGTTGTGACTTCGCTTGCTTGTATACAAAAGCCTCTGTGAGTTGGTTAATTCAGATGTGACACTATGCCAATAAATTTGCTTCTTAACAATTGATTAGGAAGGAGTCAAAGTTCATTGAAGAGATTCTTCAACTCATTGAGGATAAATTGAACCGCACAATCTCTAGTGTTGCGCCTTACCTGGTTGGGATCAGTTCGCGGGTCAAAAATATATTGTCATGGTTGCGGAATGGATCAAATGATGATAACATCATTGCAATTTGTGGGATGAGTGGAATTGGGAAGACAACTGTTGCCAAGTATATTTTTACTACGAACTTTGAAAGATTTGAAGGTAGTAGCTTTCTTGCAAATATAAGAGATATTTCTCAGCAACCTGATGGCTTAATTCGCTTACAGAAACAGCTCCTTTATGATCTTACTGGGAAAAAGAATAAAATACAGGATATTGATGAAGGGATCATCAAGATAAGAGATGCTATATGTTTTAGGAGAGTTCTAGTCATCTTAGATGACGTTGATCAACAAGAAGAGCTACACGCTATAATTGGAATGAAAAATTGGTTGTGTCCAGGAAGTAAAATAATCGTCACAACTAAGAATTCAAATTTGCTCCAGGTTCATGGAATTCAAAAAGTCCATGAAGTCAAGGAAATGGGTAATGATGAATCATTGGAGCTTTTCAGTTGGCATTCTTTGGGGAGGACCATCCAGCTGATGGGTACATGGAACTATCGACCAGGGTGGTAAAGCATTGTGGAGGGCTTCCTCTGGCACTTCAAGTTTTGGGTTCTTCTCTTCGTGGAAAGAATATTCATGTATGGAAAAGTGCACTAGACAAGTTGGAAGTGATTCCTGCAAGCCAGAtaattaaaaaactaaaattggGGTTTGATTCGTTAAAAGATGACCATGATAAGAATTTATTCCTTGACATGGCCTGCTTCTTTACAAGGATAAAGATTATGTTATTGCAGTACTTGACGAATCTTATACTTACACAAAAGTTGGGATTCAGAATCTCGCAGATAGACTCTTGTTGACAATTGAGGGTAACAAGTTGATAATGCATCAAATGCTTCGGGACATGGGCTGAGAAATAGTCCGTCAAGAATCACCCAAGAAGTCTGGGAGACGTACCCGGTTGTGGCACTACAAGGATTCATTTAATGTATTGAGAGATGACATGGTAAGCATTTTCTTTCTCATGTATATAATTCCTTTTCCTTCGGATACTGCTAAGCCCTTTGTAAATAATTATTTTCAGGGCTCAGAGACAATTGAAGGTCTTTTCCTTGACATGAATATGGTAAAGGAAGATCAATCCTTCATGGGAAGTTCTAGCAGTGGAAGAAAGTCGCCGTTTACAGAAGTTAAGAGTTATCGGTTCGGTTTCTCCAGGAATCTCATCAAGTTTCCTGCAAGAACCTTAAATGTGATTGAATTGGGAACAAATATCTTTACAGTTATGAACAAGCTTAGACTGCTTCAGATCAGTTATACACATCTAAATGGTGCTTATAATGATTTTCCCAAGAACCTGAGGTGGCTATATTGGAGAGGTTTTCCTTTAAAGAGTATGCCAAATGATGTTCCATTGGAGAGCTTGGCTGTTCTTGACATGAGGAACAGCTGTTTGGAAAGACTATGGGATGGAGGAAGGGTATGGCACTAGTTTTTGTGTTATTAGTTTCCTCCACTTTTAGTGAAGTGTTACAGAATTAATATGGATAATAACTCATTACTCATCCTTTTCTTCTAATCTTTCTCATTTTTAGGTGCTTCTGCTGGTAAAATTTCTCAACCTCAGCCATTCTCGTTCTCTTGTCAGAACTCCTGATTTTTCAGGACTCCCAATGCTGGAGAAGCTTGTTCTTAAAGAGTGTGTCAATCTAGTTGAGGTACATGAATCCATTGGAACCTTAGAGGCTCGGCTCATTTTGTTAAATATCAAAAACTGCAAAAGACTTGAGAAACTACCCAGAGAGATTTGCAAGCTAAAAGTTCTTAAAACCCTCATAATATCTGGTTGCTCAAATCTTGTAGAGTTGCCAAGAGATCTATGGAGGGTGAAATCCTTGACAGTGTTTCTTGCTAATGAAATACCAATGAGTCAACTAGCGGCCTCTACGAGAAAGCAGAATGCAACATGGCATGCATTCATCCGGTCTTGGGTTTCTGAGCCAAAAAATGCTCTACAGCTTCCATGGGTCTCTTTGCCAAACTCTTTGGTTAGTTTAAGTCTAGCTGGGGCAATCTATCTGAAGTTGCTTTTCCGAGGAACTTGAGAAATTTAGTGATGTTGAAGGACCTAAACCTTAGTAAAAATCCAATCAGTTGCCTTCCAGATTGCGTCAGAACTCTTTCCAGGCTCAACACACTTGAATTAAGTTCTTGTACAATGCTTAAGTCTCTCATAGACCTACCTCGGGTCCATGATTTGCAGGTGAGATACTGCACTTCCCTGGAAAAAGTAACATATCTATCAGTAGGATGCCGTGCGAAACTTCACCCTTCAACTGGCTGTAAAAAACTCACTTAGATGGGGGGAAGCTTCCAGTTAGAAGCCATAAGAGGAGTTGAGAAAACAATGAAATCATTGGAATTAAGCACGTGGGATTCTGTGGGAAACTCTCAAGTGAAATTGTATAACAACTTAACTAATACAGGAAAGTAGAGGACCAGCAAAGGTACTTTCTCCTCTTCCATTTTCTCCTCCCTCCCTAGAGAGGGTTGGGGGATTTACTTTCATGTATTCGGTCAAACTTCTTCATGTAACATCTGTAGCTATTGGTTATTTGTTTTGCTCGTTTTCATATTTATTGAGTGTGATTCTTCATGACGCAGGCATTGTTTGAAAGAGGACTGATCAGCCTATTTCTTCCGGGGAGCAAGGTTCCTAATTGGTATTGTCACAAAAATGTAGGAGAAGCTATATCTTTCACTGTCCCTGCACTTCCTGATCTCAAGATCCAGGGCTTAACTGTGTGCTCAGTTTACACAATTGACTGGAAAGTCTGGACTGAGGGTATCCAATTTTATTTGATAATCCATAATGAGCAAAAGAATGTGAAACTGATTTATAGCCCGACTTGCTATGGTCTTCCTGAAGCCCACAAAGAAATGTTATGGTTCAGCCACTGGAAATTTCGGAGTCAGCTGGATACTGGTGACACACTGAATGTCACAGTGCTTACTATGACAGGTTTTAACATCAAGGAGATCGGTATTCACATAATGCATGGTGAGCAAGTAGACATGATTTCTGACTCAAACAGTCAAGAAATGCAGCGAGATTATCCTTATCAGGGGACAATCCCTGCCGAACGTCAAGGGCCTGTAGATTTATACTGCTTTGGCCATATGGGGATTGGATTGAACTTCATTTTGCCATATATACCATGAGATCCATGAGTGGGAATATACCCGATAAAATCTTTGGAGGAGTTAGATGCAACATATCATGTCTTCTTAGCCATCTCCACAAGTATATTCTTTTTTTTCCCCtcatttgaaattttattttctagaaaaattattaatttggattTGGATGACAGTCAGTACTTCTATTCTTATCttattcataattttttgttTTAATGATAGACACTTCACTAATATCCAAGAAATATGTGCTTAAATACTTTATTAACTATATTATATAGATCCCCAAAGAGAAAGGATAGCAACTAAAATGAGATGTTCACTTTCATGAAATTACCATCTTTTGCATAAGGAAAGGTGAGAAGTTGATGAGTTCTCAAGTCACTTAACTCATAAAAAAATTctggtgttttgataattttaatgCGGTCATTTGCCATTTCAAAGACAGGAAGAACACCATAGATTTTCTTTTCTACTTTTTATCTTTGATCCAATATAGTCCCTACTCCTAAGGAAGAAAACCTCTGCTAAGGAAAGTCTAAGGGGTCATTTGGAagggtgtataagaataatgttgaatatggtgtattagtaatgcttgCATTAGTTATGCTAACATATTTCTATCCATTGTTTGGTTTGATGTATTAAAGCATTGCTCAATTTTTAAGAGaattgtttgtttacaaaaataccctcaTAACTAATCCAtcactttatttttttaaaagaaacatatgttAAGGACTGTTTTTATATGCACAaggttttaaaaaaattatttgatttgtctacctatattgtagtatagaactaaatatttatttttaaaaaaagaaaatatgctaagtatttatttatttactagggatataattttattttccactttcttggattatttcaattttgcattaatataatagcatattttaatcaagcataaattttgaaggacaattttgtctttaactaagttaatgcatgcattaaaactCATTGCATTGTTAATGCCATGGTTtcttatgcattagttatgcaaaggataataccaaatagggTGTATAACTAATGCATAGTTCAAAAAGTGTACCAAATAAGGCATTATGAATACAcaaagctaatgcatgcattattttatctaatgcatcctaccaaacgacccctaaagaGCTGGAAGTGAATTTGTCATAGTTCATGATACTCATTTTTCAATAAAGGGGATTGGATTTATATAAACTAGGGAAAACACAAAAACAAAAGGTAACTTTATCTAAAACATCTGAGATTGATAGAAACTAAGAGTCCACCAAACTCTATAGAGAACcgggttctctatcagttcccacagtAAGCAATAGAATGTAAAACCAAATAGTATAGGGAACCAACTTCTCTATCTGTTCCCACAGTAAATCGGCAGTAAATAAAGAACACGCGatatttacgtgaaaaactccttgCTCAAGAGATTAAAAACTACGACCTACCTTAGTAGGATTTCAACTCCACTAAACTAAGCAATcttcagattacaacctattgcaatctaggaattaaattcttaatccctcactccttacaataactctattgtaagCCCTTTGTAAAAACTCAATTACAAAGCAACAAAcattgactaactctagtcaatctaggaattaaactcttaatccctcaccccttacaataactctattgtaagccctttgtaataactctattacaaagcaacaaaccttgactaactctagtcatgAAACTAAACCAGACAGTGGTTTAAACCTGTCTTACAAAGACACTTCTTGAAAGTAGTGTAGGATTAcaaatgaagaacaaaataacaaaGACTCAACAAACCTAAGGACTTAAGATATCTTCAATCTTTGGATCTGGTCCTTGAAGTTACAACAACTTTGTTCTTGAGAGAGGTGAAGGCTAGTACTTGAGAGAATATGATATTTGGATTTGCAAGTGTTTGAGAGGTGAAATCTCTTGCCTCGTGTTGATAATATGTATGTGTGATGTCATCAAGGATGATGCAATAAAGTTTCCTTTAGTTTGGCCTTAGCAAGCTACAGTTGTGCTGTTGTACTACTGCCAGACGGTACAGTGCAGCAGCCTGCCATATGATACAGTGCAGCAACTTTTACAGCTGTAGAGTTGACTGCACAACGACTAGGGGAACTGATCCCTATCTGTTCCATGTACTGTTACCTTATCTGATTTCATTGAGAATTGAACCAGACATCTGACTAGTTATTCTGAACGCAAGGGAACTAATTgtatcaggttccttatctgTATCTCTCAAGaagtttgtcaaatcatcaaaacaaaagacgcataacttatcaattttcccctttttgatgatgacaaacttagaatTTATATTCTCCATGAGAACCAGATCTCCACATTGTTCCCCCTACGAATCAGCCATATTCCCCTGAGAACCAGACCAAAGGAACTGATCACAACTGGTTCCTCGAGATTATTTGGCAAATCATCAAAACAGAAAAtagcataacttatcaattttcccctttttgataATGACAAACCCAGAATTAATATTCCCCTGAGAATCAGATTCCTTACAAGTACTGATCACATCTGGTCCCTACCTGGTTCCTCGAGAACATTTGGCAAACCAGATTCCTCACATGTTCCCCTTCTGATCAGACCGATAATCAACATGTTATCAGCAGCGTTCCCCATGCGAAGCAGAGCTATCTTTCATGcacaacacaacataacaattCGATTCTATCCCCCCCTGTTGACACCTATGtaacttcccccttttggcatcattgaAAAGAATAACAGAAGAAGCACAACCAAAAAAAGTTCAGCAACATTAACTCATGTCACTTGAGTAACACA contains:
- the LOC104121693 gene encoding uncharacterized protein codes for the protein MGSETIEGLFLDMNMVKEDQSFMGSSSSGRKSPFTEVKSYRFGFSRNLIKFPARTLNVIELGTNIFTVMNKLRLLQISYTHLNGAYNDFPKNLRWLYWRGFPLKSMPNDVPLESLAVLDMRNSCLERLWDGGRVLLLVKFLNLSHSRSLVRTPDFSGLPMLEKLVLKECVNLVEALFERGLISLFLPGSKVPNWYCHKNVGEAISFTVPALPDLKIQGLTVCSVYTIDWKVWTEGIQFYLIIHNEQKNVKLIYSPTCYGLPEAHKEMLWFSHWKFRSQLDTGDTLNVTVLTMTGFNIKEIGIHIMHGEQVDMISDSNSQEMQRDYPYQGTIPAERQGPVDLYCFGHMGIGLNFILPYIP